The stretch of DNA ttattgactacaggtcAGCATAAAACAcaaacattccctcagtactaatcaacaagctccaaaacatgggcctctgtgcctccctctgcaactggatccttcacTTCCTCACCAGACGACCACAGCCTGTATGGATCGGGGAAAAACACCTCCACGCTGACAGTCAAGACTGGCACAGCTCAAGGAAgggtgcttagccccctgttctactctccacacccatgactgtgcggctagcCACAGTCCAAATGCCGTGTATAATTATACCGACAACTCAACTATTGTTGGCcagatttcagatggtgatgaggaggcgtacaggagcgagatggatcagctggtagagtggtgtcgcagtaacaaccttgcactcaatgccagtaagtccaaggagttgattgtggacttcagtcctcatcaagggatcagagctggaaagagtgagcagtttcaagttcctgagtgtcaacacctgaggatctatcctgggttgaACACatcgatgcaatcacaaagaaggcatgacagtggctatatttcatcaggcgATTGAGTagaattgatatgtcaccaaacacacttgcaaatgtctacagatgcaCTTAGAGAGCATTCTAATGAGTGCATCACCGTCTGATACGGAGGGGCCGCTGcagaggatcagaaaaagctgcagaaagttgtaaactcaaccagctccatcacggacatTAGCCTCCCAGACATCCAGGaaacttcaaaaggcaatgcctcaaataggtagcgtccatcattaagaatcacccaggacataccagCTTCTTATTcttatcatcaaggaggaggtacaggaggctgaagacacactctcaatgttTCAAGAACCGCTTCTTAAAAtggatttccgaatggacaatgaacccatgaacacctctttttgctctacttatttaatttatttaaaatatgtataaatatcttattttaatttatagtttttattactatgtatttcaatgtactgctgctgcaaaacaacaaatatcatgatatatgccattgatattaaacctgattctgattattaatACAAGGATTCACTGTGATTGTATAAAATTGGAGAAGCCAGGTCAGGGGCCAGTGATGATACTCCTAACTTGGAGTTTCTATAACATGAAGAATTAATAGCTTCGAGTTCCCAATCAAAACCCTACAATTGCATTCCACTTCCTTAAGTAACTCAGGATTTGTTGATACCTGACTGGATCTTGAACATTACTTACTTTTGGAATATAGACAGTCCGGATATTATTGTCAATTTTGCTTTTACCAGATTAGGTTTGCTGCTCTTTGGTCTGTTGTGGATTAATCTAATATATAGATTAACTTTATTAATTATATTTTGTATTCTTCATTTACCTCATTTGTTCAAAACCTAAATGCCTTGTTTTCTCCATCTGGGCTCACTCACTCCAGCGACCATCCTTTTCATCTTTTCTTTAATTTGGAGATACCACATGGTAGTAGGCTCTTCTTTCCCAATTAGGCCCCACTGCCCaactgcacccatgtgaccagtgaCCTTACTAATCCATACGTCAtttgaatgtaggaggaaactggagcacacggaggaaacccatgctgtcatggggggatgtacaaactcctacagTCAGTGGTGGAACTGAATGCGTGTTGTTGGTGCTGTTACTAACTGCTGTGTTGCCATGCTTTTAACTTTTCCTGCACTGAAGATAACTTCTGCATCTAATGATAGAGTTGGTTACAGTACTCTGGGCAATGAATATCTCAGTACCTAGTCTCTTAGTTACTGGAGAATAGCCGATAATTTAAACTAGCAAAACACCTAATAAAAGTCTGGATAGGCCACATTTGGCATATTGCATTCTCTTCATGTTGTCCCTTTGTAGAGAAGACGTGGAGGCTCTGGAGAGTGTACAGAAGAGATTTGCCAAGATGATGGCTGGATTAGAGTGATATGTTATACGAAGAGGTTGTCAAAATGTGGATTGCTTTCTCAGGAGTGTCTGAAGATGAGGGAGACCTGGTGGAAGTTGTAAGAAAGCCATAGACAGAGTAGGCAGCCAGATATATGAGGTGAGGGGGCAGGGGTAATTCTGAAAGAGATGTGTGGGCCACTTCATTTTTTAAACCCCAGTAATggtttcctgaaatgttgagatgGCAGTGATAGAATAGAAGTGATCAAAAGGCTCTTAGATAGCACACAAATGTACagagtggagggatatgggcattgtataggcagaaggATTCAGCTCAGTTAAGACACTTAAATACCAGTTTAATTTGTTTTATCCAACATGGCCTGTTCCagtgctatactattctatgttctatactgtATAACTAAGTTACTTTGTTCCTAAAATAATTTAGATTAGTAAAAAACATTTCCTAGAGTGGCTTTTTCTGCAGATACAAACAATGCCTGTAAGCTTCTACACTGAAACGTTGCATCAGCAAACCCAGGCCAGGCCCTCACATTGTTATGCTACCAACCTATTTTGCATAAGTGCTGACTCTCTTCCTCTTCCAGCTCCCAGACTCCATATACCTCCTGTGAACAGGTTACACAGTATGAGCAAACTCTTCATAACTACGAGAAGGACCACTTAACAGTAAGCAGTGAGCTGCCAGATGTGCACGCCCCTCTTACCTCACTCCAACCTGAACAGTTGGACGGAGAGGGTCACTCATCCCTGAAGGCAGAAGTTCTGGTCCACAAAgactctgggaatgaaggagAAACGTGCTCCAGCTGGAATGACATAACAGTTTCTGATGGAAAGTGAGTTCTCCTTTTTAAAGTGCTTTTTACATTTCATGCACCTCACCCCACCTACCTACCTACACCCTCACCTGGTTCccccatcacctgccagtttgtactccttcccctcccatccctttcttattctggcttcttcccccttcctttccagtcctgatgaaaggtctgggTCCGAAACGAaagttgtttattcctctccatacacagttcctccagcattttgtgggtgttaaaCTTCATTTCCCTTTTCTCCTGGTTGTGCATCTTGCTAAATGGACACCATTTCCCAACTAAGCCTGAACCATTTACCAGATTCAAATTGACTGTTGAAGTTGTGAAATTCGGGGGGGGGAAGAAACTAATTTCAAAAGCAAAAGGTGGCTTAATCACGTCATGCTCAGGAAATGTTACATATCACATTGATAATAATATTGAAAGAGACCTTTATCAAGATCTCTACTTCAAATTTAGAGTTTGAAAACTCCGAAATAATCCATTCCAGCCAGTAATTATTCTCACTGTCAGATTTAGAGTCCGGGACGTGTTTTCACAGTTCAGAAGCAGGAGTCATTTCCAAAAGGAAATTATTACTTGTGGGGTTGACTAATATTGCCCATAAGTCCATGAGTTTGGTGTTTAAAGAAGACATAGGACTTGCATCAACGTATACTCCTGAGACCCAAAGCATATTTATATCCAATACACACAGATTTATTTAATCATCTCCTAGCGAGGTATCAACTGACAAATTCAAAGTTCATGTAAAGTTTCACTGGCTTTTCTCTGTCCATTTACAGAAAGGCAGGAGGGTACATAATAGCTCCACTTGCCACCTTCCAAGAGGACAACGGAATGGTCAGCTCCTCTCCCTCGAACAACTTGTCCCTCCTCGGCTACAAGTCATCTTGTTCTAGAAGCGAAGGACAGAGCCACCCAATTCAAAGCGAAAGTGCCACCAGTGACAGCCAGAGTCTGAGTACCCAGCCAGCTGCCAGCGTCTCTGGGAGTAACCAGAGAGATGTCACAAGCACTGAGCGATCAACATCCGAGGAGAGTCAGAAAAGAGGCGCCCATATGGAAGATGAAATGTTTTATGGGATATGTGATGAAAGGAATCATATTTTTGAAGAATCTGAACAAGAAGTATATTACACTGAAATTCCCATGTAAAGTACACACCTGCTTCTGTTATTTATTAATTCTTGAAGTTCCCTTCAAGAATATCCCCTCCACCTGAAAATGTAAGAAATTGCAGGGATTTTTTCAAAACACCTTCAGAATTCTCCATTGGTGATACATATTATAACGTTACGTTTCGCAATAAGAATTTGCCTTGCAAAATGTTGATGTGTGCAATTTACTGACTGATCTGGTTCATATTTAGGCCTGAAGTTCTTTCTTTACTAATTGATAGGGCTAAATATTGAAAAACAATAATGATAACCCTAGTTAGCATCCCTGAACTGCAGCAAAGGCTAATTCAAGTGTTAATTAAAATAAACTGGCAAAATTGAAGTTTTTTAAAAACCTTTTTACAGCTCAAGATCTGATAGGAGCAGTATCTGAATATGTTGAACT from Hemitrygon akajei chromosome 12, sHemAka1.3, whole genome shotgun sequence encodes:
- the bsnd gene encoding barttin is translated as MAEDKTFSFSLIVLGFFLIMVGMFIMNVDKPGVYGTFCSIGIVMIIGGIIWAICQRYPQTQFAPAVSPETKLLFPKHQLPASVLESEAPLKTSSQTPYTSCEQVTQYEQTLHNYEKDHLTVSSELPDVHAPLTSLQPEQLDGEGHSSLKAEVLVHKDSGNEGETCSSWNDITVSDGKKAGGYIIAPLATFQEDNGMVSSSPSNNLSLLGYKSSCSRSEGQSHPIQSESATSDSQSLSTQPAASVSGSNQRDVTSTERSTSEESQKRGAHMEDEMFYGICDERNHIFEESEQEVYYTEIPM